From the Ferrigenium kumadai genome, one window contains:
- a CDS encoding ABC transporter substrate-binding protein → MVRLNAQLLATIFVAGATLATAWYFIRTPPPAQAEPRDAVRIALPMHPTSLIAHVALERGFFAANGLDVSVKEYPSGKIALDKGLFAGQADIAWSNETPVALAGFERADFRIVSTTLSANNVNMIIARRDRGIERPEDLRGKRIATQKGSAVHFFLHLFLLEHEMTEKDVRISFLKAEELPAALASGAVDAFSMRAPYISQARALLGEDQSIVFRAPEIYDQMDLMLIRLDLFEMNPRVARKAVRAMLDAENYIAAHPEETTVYLARQLKIDPGEVEEILHDLRPNVSLSQSLLVLLEAEARWAIRTGMTDRKKVPDYLNLIDVDDLKSLKPEVVTIIR, encoded by the coding sequence GTGGTGCGCCTGAACGCCCAACTGCTGGCTACAATTTTCGTTGCGGGCGCCACGCTGGCAACAGCCTGGTATTTCATCCGCACCCCGCCTCCCGCCCAGGCCGAGCCCAGAGATGCGGTGAGGATCGCCCTGCCGATGCACCCAACCAGCCTCATTGCCCATGTGGCATTGGAGCGGGGTTTCTTCGCCGCCAACGGCCTCGATGTATCGGTCAAGGAATATCCAAGCGGAAAAATAGCGCTGGATAAGGGACTGTTTGCCGGACAGGCGGATATCGCATGGAGCAATGAAACGCCGGTTGCGCTGGCAGGCTTCGAGCGAGCCGATTTCAGGATCGTTTCGACCACCCTTTCGGCCAATAACGTGAACATGATCATCGCGCGGCGGGACCGGGGCATCGAGCGGCCGGAGGATCTGCGCGGCAAGCGCATCGCCACCCAGAAGGGTTCGGCGGTGCACTTCTTCCTTCACCTTTTTCTTCTGGAGCATGAGATGACGGAAAAGGATGTCCGCATATCCTTCCTCAAAGCGGAAGAACTGCCGGCGGCCCTGGCATCGGGCGCCGTCGACGCCTTTTCCATGCGCGCCCCCTACATAAGCCAGGCACGTGCGCTTCTGGGCGAGGACCAATCGATCGTCTTCCGTGCACCGGAGATCTACGACCAGATGGACCTGATGTTGATACGTCTGGACCTTTTCGAAATGAACCCAAGGGTCGCCCGCAAAGCGGTGCGGGCAATGCTGGACGCGGAGAACTATATCGCTGCCCACCCGGAGGAAACAACAGTCTACCTTGCGCGGCAACTCAAGATCGATCCCGGAGAGGTCGAAGAGATACTTCACGATCTCAGACCGAATGTCTCCCTCTCCCAGTCGCTGCTGGTTCTGCTGGAAGCTGAAGCGCGCTGGGCGATAAGAACCGGCATGACGGATCGCAAGAAAGTGCCGGACTATTTGAATCTGATCGATGTGGACGACCTCAAAAGTCTGAAGCCTGAGGTCGTAACGATTATCCGCTGA
- the msrB gene encoding peptide-methionine (R)-S-oxide reductase MsrB, whose amino-acid sequence MDRRAFIKLAAGGAGALAMSKFLMLGQAFAAERIVKTIRTDAEWKKLLTPEQYYVLRQEGTERAYASPLDHEKRRGMYLCVACDLTLFPSKYKFDSGTGWPSFYDVLPGHVETRTDYKLILPRTEYHCARCGGHQGHVFNDGPKSTGLRYCNNGVALRFVPD is encoded by the coding sequence ATGGACAGGCGCGCATTCATCAAGCTGGCGGCAGGCGGGGCAGGGGCGCTGGCGATGTCGAAGTTCCTCATGCTGGGGCAGGCCTTTGCTGCGGAGCGCATAGTCAAGACCATTAGGACCGATGCGGAGTGGAAGAAGCTGCTCACCCCCGAGCAATACTATGTGCTCCGCCAAGAAGGCACCGAGCGTGCATACGCCAGTCCGCTCGACCATGAGAAGCGACGCGGGATGTATCTCTGCGTCGCCTGCGACCTGACGCTGTTCCCCTCGAAGTACAAGTTCGACAGCGGCACAGGATGGCCGAGCTTTTACGACGTGCTGCCCGGCCATGTCGAGACCAGGACCGACTACAAGCTCATCCTGCCGCGCACCGAATACCATTGCGCGCGCTGCGGCGGACATCAGGGCCATGTGTTCAACGACGGCCCGAAATCTACGGGGCTGCGCTACTGCAACAACGGCGTGGCGCTGAGATTCGTGCCGGACTGA
- a CDS encoding cytochrome c biogenesis protein DipZ, which yields MNTLDIGLAFLEGLALIVSPCILPVLPLVLATSAGGGRRRPYGIIIGFVLAFSVFAVVARKLVALLGIDLDIVKDVSLVLLALFGLVLLSSRLSERFSSLTQGAANLGNELASTKGEGLLSGIVIGALIGLVWTPCAGPILAAVLVQVIRQQSDLAGNLVILSFGIGAGVPMLIIALTGRKMMNKLSFFAHHAEAVRKGFGVLILLAVVYIASGANIESLFLSGSKDAQPRGELVLQEGLRQSYAAPEFLEVGTWLNSPPLTMKSLRGKVVLVDFWTYSCVNCVRTLPYLTDWDRKYRDKGLVIVGVHSPEFEFEKKTANVQAAIAQYGIRYPVAQDNLLSTWVNFDNRYWPAHYLIDRQGQVVYTHFGEGKYDVTENNIRYLLGLKEKGETIKVEGPTFALGQTPETYLGYGRADSFGGRERVVPDVSGSYRFPAFLPDDEWALNGRWKVEREKVVSAETGAALRLNFKARKVFLVLGTASGNPVHVSLKLNGEAVGINAGKDAPAGAVTVQRNTLYELIDQKVPKNGLLEIQADTPGLEAYAFTFG from the coding sequence ATGAACACCCTCGACATCGGTCTTGCGTTCCTCGAAGGCCTGGCACTGATCGTTTCGCCCTGCATCCTGCCGGTACTGCCGCTGGTGCTGGCGACTTCGGCGGGGGGCGGCAGGCGCCGGCCCTACGGAATCATCATCGGCTTCGTGCTCGCGTTCAGCGTGTTCGCCGTCGTGGCGCGCAAGCTCGTTGCGTTGCTGGGTATCGACCTCGACATCGTCAAGGACGTCTCGCTGGTGCTGCTCGCGCTGTTCGGGCTGGTGCTGCTTTCGTCCCGGCTGTCGGAAAGATTCAGCTCGCTGACGCAAGGCGCGGCGAACCTCGGCAATGAACTCGCCTCGACCAAAGGGGAAGGGCTGCTCAGCGGCATCGTCATCGGCGCGCTGATCGGGCTGGTATGGACACCCTGCGCGGGGCCGATCCTCGCCGCCGTGCTGGTGCAGGTGATCCGCCAGCAGAGTGACCTCGCGGGCAACCTCGTCATACTGTCGTTCGGCATCGGTGCGGGCGTGCCTATGCTCATCATCGCGCTGACCGGGCGCAAGATGATGAACAAACTCAGTTTCTTTGCCCACCACGCCGAGGCAGTGCGCAAGGGGTTCGGCGTGCTGATCCTGCTGGCAGTCGTCTACATCGCTTCCGGCGCGAACATCGAATCATTGTTCCTTTCCGGCAGCAAGGACGCGCAGCCTCGCGGCGAACTGGTGTTGCAGGAGGGATTGCGCCAGTCTTACGCCGCGCCGGAATTCCTTGAGGTCGGGACCTGGCTGAATTCGCCGCCGCTCACCATGAAATCGCTGAGAGGCAAGGTGGTGCTGGTCGATTTCTGGACCTATTCCTGTGTCAACTGTGTGCGCACGCTGCCTTACCTCACCGACTGGGACAGGAAATACCGCGACAAGGGACTGGTGATCGTCGGGGTGCATTCGCCGGAATTCGAGTTCGAGAAGAAGACCGCCAATGTCCAGGCCGCGATCGCGCAATACGGTATCCGTTATCCCGTTGCACAGGACAACCTGCTTTCCACATGGGTGAATTTCGACAACCGCTACTGGCCTGCGCACTACCTCATCGACAGGCAGGGACAGGTGGTCTACACGCATTTCGGTGAAGGCAAATACGACGTCACGGAGAACAATATCCGCTACCTGCTCGGCCTGAAGGAGAAGGGCGAGACCATCAAGGTGGAAGGGCCGACGTTCGCGCTGGGACAGACGCCGGAGACCTACCTGGGCTACGGGAGGGCGGACAGTTTTGGCGGCAGGGAACGTGTTGTGCCCGATGTATCAGGCAGCTACCGGTTCCCTGCATTCCTGCCGGATGACGAATGGGCGCTGAACGGGCGCTGGAAGGTAGAGCGCGAGAAGGTCGTCAGTGCTGAAACGGGCGCCGCGCTGCGCCTCAACTTCAAGGCGCGAAAGGTCTTTCTCGTGCTCGGCACCGCCAGCGGCAATCCGGTGCATGTCTCGCTGAAGTTGAACGGCGAGGCTGTCGGGATCAATGCGGGCAAGGATGCGCCCGCGGGCGCGGTCACCGTCCAGCGCAACACGCTTTACGAACTGATCGACCAGAAGGTGCCCAAGAACGGCCTGCTCGAGATCCAGGCCGACACGCCTGGACTCGAGGCCTACGCGTTCACCTTCGGCTAA
- a CDS encoding ABC transporter permease, translating into MSRSTASASLSAADISPGATPGELRCTGAWLLRSAAQIEERIGACLKATTLPAGGELLIDAQGITALDTSGAWLLHRTRRDLEAAGNAVRFIGLRPEFEALLRLIATRTGTSASAPLHVPGIFARIGGKALENLFGAFGLLSFLGASAIALMRELLQPRRVRWKSILYNLQTTGVAALPITGLLSFLLGIVIAYQGAEQLSRFGANIYIVDLVGLSMVRELSPLITAIIIAGRSGSAYAAQIGTMKVTEEVDALRTIGIGPLDLLVLPKVIALVIALPLLTVYTDIMGILGGMVMARAQLDVGFTTFIDRLEDAVSLTSFMIGIGKAPVFAVIIALVGCYQGFQVSGSAESVGQQTTKSVVQSIFLVILTDALFSIAFSWLHI; encoded by the coding sequence ATGTCACGCTCCACTGCATCTGCATCACTGTCGGCTGCGGATATCTCTCCCGGTGCGACACCGGGCGAACTGCGCTGTACGGGCGCGTGGCTGTTGCGTTCGGCGGCTCAGATCGAGGAACGCATCGGTGCTTGTCTCAAAGCGACGACGCTGCCGGCCGGGGGCGAGTTGCTGATCGATGCGCAAGGCATCACCGCGCTGGATACCTCGGGAGCATGGCTGCTGCATCGCACACGGCGCGATCTCGAAGCCGCAGGGAACGCCGTGCGTTTCATCGGCCTGCGGCCGGAATTCGAGGCCCTGCTGCGCCTGATCGCCACGCGCACAGGGACTTCCGCCAGCGCGCCATTGCACGTTCCCGGCATTTTTGCCCGCATCGGCGGCAAAGCGTTGGAGAATCTGTTCGGTGCGTTCGGGCTGCTGTCCTTTCTCGGGGCAAGTGCGATAGCGTTGATGCGCGAACTGTTGCAGCCGCGCCGCGTCCGCTGGAAATCCATCCTGTATAACCTGCAGACCACCGGCGTTGCGGCGTTGCCGATCACCGGCTTGCTCTCTTTTCTGCTCGGCATCGTCATCGCCTATCAGGGGGCGGAGCAGCTGAGCCGCTTCGGCGCCAATATCTACATCGTCGACCTGGTCGGTCTGTCGATGGTGCGCGAGCTCTCTCCGCTGATCACCGCCATCATCATCGCCGGCCGTTCCGGTTCAGCTTATGCGGCACAGATCGGCACCATGAAGGTAACCGAGGAGGTCGACGCGCTGCGTACCATCGGTATCGGGCCGCTCGACCTCCTGGTGCTGCCCAAGGTGATCGCGCTGGTGATCGCGCTGCCGTTGCTGACTGTTTATACCGACATCATGGGCATCCTTGGCGGCATGGTGATGGCGCGCGCCCAGCTCGACGTCGGATTCACCACTTTCATCGACCGTCTCGAAGATGCGGTCAGTCTGACTTCGTTCATGATCGGCATCGGCAAAGCGCCGGTATTCGCGGTGATCATCGCGCTGGTGGGCTGCTATCAAGGATTCCAGGTGAGCGGCAGTGCCGAGAGCGTAGGACAACAGACCACGAAAAGCGTGGTGCAGTCCATCTTCCTGGTGATCCTGACAGATGCGCTGTTCTCCATCGCGTTCAGTTGGCTGCATATATGA
- a CDS encoding ABC transporter ATP-binding protein, protein MSAAVDTAVTDARHPDSEAAVVEIRDLNTRFGDAVVHRDVSLSVRRGEIFALVGGSGCGKSTMLREIIMLQQPVSGSIRVFGREVIGLSDEEALPFRRRWGVMFERGALFSSLTVMENVAMVIREHTDLEPALADEIATLKIALTGLPADAGQKYPSELSGGMRKRAALARALALDPELLFLDEPTAGLDPLSATGIDELVRHLRDALGLTIMMVTHDLDLLWRVADRVAVLGDGRILGVGTMQELARSEDAVIREYFHGPRGRGALEQAWNRK, encoded by the coding sequence ATGAGTGCCGCCGTCGACACCGCCGTGACCGACGCCAGGCATCCAGATTCGGAGGCCGCCGTCGTCGAGATACGCGATCTGAATACGCGTTTCGGCGATGCGGTCGTGCACCGCGACGTGAGCCTTTCGGTGCGGCGCGGCGAGATATTCGCGCTGGTCGGCGGCAGCGGCTGCGGAAAATCGACCATGCTGCGCGAGATCATCATGCTGCAGCAGCCGGTGTCGGGTTCGATCCGGGTGTTCGGCCGGGAGGTGATAGGGCTGTCCGACGAAGAGGCGCTGCCGTTCAGACGCCGCTGGGGCGTGATGTTCGAGCGCGGCGCGCTGTTCAGTTCGCTAACCGTGATGGAGAATGTCGCGATGGTGATCAGGGAACACACCGATCTCGAACCGGCGCTGGCCGATGAGATCGCCACCCTCAAGATCGCACTCACCGGCTTGCCGGCCGACGCCGGCCAGAAGTACCCGAGTGAACTCTCCGGCGGCATGAGGAAGCGCGCGGCGCTGGCGCGGGCGCTGGCGCTCGATCCGGAACTGCTTTTTCTGGACGAGCCGACTGCCGGCCTCGATCCCCTGAGCGCCACCGGCATTGACGAACTGGTGCGCCATCTGCGCGATGCGCTCGGCCTCACCATCATGATGGTCACTCACGACCTTGACCTGTTGTGGCGAGTGGCGGATCGCGTTGCGGTGCTGGGGGACGGGCGCATTCTGGGGGTGGGCACGATGCAGGAATTGGCGCGTTCGGAAGATGCGGTGATACGGGAATATTTTCACGGCCCGCGGGGAAGAGGGGCATTGGAGCAGGCATGGAATCGAAAGTGA
- a CDS encoding MlaD family protein, which yields MESKVKFAVVGLFVLILGALLIGGVLWLSGGKSYGKSYDTYLVYMSESVSGLSQDAPVRYRGVQVGRVRHISLAPDNVELVKLTLDIERGTPVKQDTVAVLQVQGLTGIAHVDLSGGSRDSPPLKPWPDEEYPVIRTGPSLMLRLDNAVTALLTNLNRSSENINALLDQENRTALRHTLANLERLSGALAGAELPQLLQRLQRSADAFDRMANEAARAGASTADTADSVRAEALPEARQAIAELRELTSSLRRFSEALERNPGMLLQGRENVKPGPGE from the coding sequence ATGGAATCGAAAGTGAAATTCGCGGTGGTCGGACTCTTCGTTTTGATACTCGGGGCGCTGCTGATCGGAGGCGTGCTGTGGCTTTCCGGCGGCAAGTCCTACGGCAAGAGCTACGACACCTATCTGGTCTACATGAGCGAATCGGTGTCCGGCCTGAGCCAGGACGCACCGGTACGTTATCGCGGTGTGCAGGTCGGCAGGGTGAGGCACATCTCGCTCGCACCGGACAATGTCGAGCTGGTGAAACTTACGCTGGATATCGAACGTGGCACGCCGGTGAAGCAGGATACGGTAGCAGTGCTGCAGGTTCAGGGGTTGACCGGCATCGCCCATGTCGACCTTTCCGGAGGTAGCCGCGATTCGCCGCCCCTGAAGCCGTGGCCGGATGAGGAATATCCGGTGATCCGCACAGGGCCGTCGCTGATGCTGCGCCTGGATAATGCGGTTACCGCGTTGCTTACCAACCTCAACCGCAGCAGCGAAAACATCAACGCCTTGCTGGATCAGGAAAATCGCACCGCATTGCGCCACACTCTGGCCAACCTGGAACGGCTGTCCGGCGCACTTGCCGGCGCCGAATTGCCGCAATTGCTGCAGCGCCTCCAGCGCAGCGCCGATGCCTTCGACCGGATGGCGAATGAAGCCGCGCGCGCCGGGGCCAGCACCGCGGACACCGCCGACAGCGTGCGTGCCGAGGCTTTGCCGGAAGCGCGCCAAGCGATCGCCGAACTGCGCGAACTGACTTCCTCGTTGCGTCGCTTCAGCGAGGCGCTGGAGCGCAACCCCGGCATGCTGCTGCAGGGCAGAGAGAACGTGAAACCCGGACCGGGCGAATGA
- a CDS encoding ABC-type transport auxiliary lipoprotein family protein translates to MKSNHTIWYTRLTAMFPTVAILALVVLGGCSVLPPSPPPDNIYLLEARTTSLPAPVHPVSATRRDLVLAVSMPRARAGFDTARMIWVRQAHGLEVYSRNRWADTPARMLAPQLVQALERSGAFHAVVLSPSRVSVALRLDTELIRLQQDFTVKPSEVRFTLGAQLIDTGTQRVIATAEFDETEKCETEDAYGGVLAANRALERLLARLAAFCAGNSR, encoded by the coding sequence ATGAAATCCAACCATACGATATGGTATACGCGACTCACGGCGATGTTCCCGACCGTGGCTATCCTTGCGCTGGTGGTGCTCGGTGGCTGTTCGGTTTTGCCGCCTTCGCCCCCACCGGACAACATCTATCTGCTGGAAGCCAGGACGACTTCTCTACCAGCCCCGGTCCATCCTGTTTCAGCGACCAGGCGCGATCTTGTGCTCGCGGTCAGCATGCCGCGTGCCCGTGCCGGTTTCGATACCGCCCGGATGATCTGGGTGCGTCAGGCGCACGGACTCGAGGTCTATTCGCGCAACCGCTGGGCGGATACGCCGGCACGCATGCTTGCACCGCAGCTCGTTCAGGCGCTGGAGCGATCCGGAGCGTTCCACGCGGTGGTGCTGTCTCCTTCACGCGTATCGGTCGCGTTGCGTCTGGATACCGAACTCATCCGCTTGCAGCAGGATTTCACCGTAAAACCGAGTGAAGTGCGCTTCACGCTGGGCGCGCAGTTGATCGACACCGGTACGCAGCGGGTGATAGCCACGGCGGAGTTCGACGAGACCGAAAAATGCGAGACCGAGGATGCCTATGGCGGCGTGCTCGCCGCCAATCGGGCGTTGGAACGTCTGCTGGCCAGACTTGCGGCCTTCTGTGCCGGAAATTCGCGCTGA
- a CDS encoding cupin domain-containing protein: MKKAELKNFANADEVREFPKGRLELVKIGGATVGRATFEPGWRWSTSLQPIAKTKSCEAPHFQYHVSGILKIVMDDGTELLAKPGDVSNLPSGHDAWVVGDEPAVVVDFQGMIDYAKSR, from the coding sequence ATGAAAAAGGCAGAACTCAAGAATTTTGCGAATGCGGATGAGGTTCGTGAATTTCCAAAGGGGCGGCTTGAGCTGGTCAAGATCGGTGGCGCAACGGTCGGTCGCGCAACCTTCGAGCCGGGGTGGCGATGGTCAACGTCTCTCCAGCCGATAGCCAAGACAAAAAGCTGCGAGGCCCCACATTTCCAGTACCACGTATCAGGCATCCTGAAGATCGTCATGGATGACGGGACCGAGCTGTTGGCTAAGCCGGGCGACGTTTCCAATCTTCCCTCAGGACATGACGCCTGGGTCGTGGGCGATGAGCCGGCAGTCGTTGTCGATTTCCAGGGAATGATCGACTATGCCAAATCCCGCTAG
- a CDS encoding serine/threonine-protein kinase — translation MDTIDHYEIIRELGSGGTSTVYLALDAFNNRQVAIKLFQVDTLRDPSLAKARRKLLLTEASLVGKLSHPHIVKVFDAVLKGTNNYMVMEYVEGKSLAHYTYPSRLLPFSTIAEIMYKCCKALEYAQHQGVIHRDIKPDNILLNAQGDIKISDFGSAIIVSHQTTQVAGVGSPAYMSPEQFSELELTHQTDIYSLGVTMFQLLTGKLPFESGNQFSMIYQIMNVEPQAPSKLRPEVPPELDAIVLHAMEKDRSRRYQTWDEFAHDLMSFFSNNVVTQTEIFDMEKFDILRELLFFKNFSDVELWEVLRISEWRKVNSGEIILREGERGREFYILGQGSVKVLKDGLVLSVLNKGDCFGEMAHLSERAFTRSTDVVADSNVTLIEINPDMLKRATTECRFKIDGAFLRLLVKRLDDANTRISHLLSSLS, via the coding sequence ATGGACACAATCGACCATTATGAAATCATCAGGGAACTAGGTAGCGGCGGAACCAGCACCGTATATCTTGCGCTGGATGCGTTCAATAACCGGCAAGTCGCAATCAAGCTGTTTCAGGTGGACACGCTACGCGATCCAAGTCTCGCCAAAGCCCGGCGCAAGCTGTTGCTGACGGAAGCCTCCCTGGTCGGAAAATTATCCCATCCGCATATCGTGAAGGTTTTCGATGCCGTCTTGAAAGGCACGAACAATTACATGGTGATGGAGTATGTCGAGGGGAAATCGCTGGCGCACTATACCTACCCATCACGTTTGCTGCCGTTCAGTACCATTGCGGAGATCATGTACAAATGCTGCAAGGCGCTGGAATATGCACAACATCAAGGCGTGATACACCGCGACATCAAGCCGGACAACATCCTGTTGAATGCTCAGGGCGACATCAAGATCTCCGATTTCGGCTCGGCGATCATCGTGAGCCATCAAACCACCCAGGTGGCCGGTGTGGGCTCCCCCGCATACATGTCGCCGGAGCAGTTCAGCGAGCTTGAGTTGACCCACCAGACCGATATCTATTCCCTCGGCGTGACCATGTTTCAATTGCTCACCGGCAAGTTGCCCTTTGAGTCAGGCAACCAGTTCAGCATGATTTACCAGATCATGAATGTCGAACCGCAGGCTCCGAGCAAATTACGCCCCGAAGTCCCTCCGGAACTGGATGCCATTGTGCTGCATGCCATGGAGAAAGACCGGTCCCGGCGCTACCAGACATGGGATGAGTTTGCACATGATCTGATGAGTTTCTTCAGCAATAACGTGGTGACGCAGACGGAAATCTTCGACATGGAGAAATTCGATATCTTGCGCGAACTGCTTTTCTTCAAGAATTTCAGTGATGTCGAATTGTGGGAGGTGCTGCGCATCAGCGAATGGCGCAAGGTGAACAGCGGTGAAATCATTTTGCGTGAAGGAGAACGGGGGCGAGAGTTCTATATTCTGGGGCAGGGATCGGTCAAAGTGCTCAAGGACGGGCTTGTGTTGAGCGTCTTGAACAAAGGGGATTGCTTCGGTGAAATGGCGCACCTGTCCGAGCGGGCCTTTACCCGCTCCACGGATGTGGTCGCAGATTCCAATGTCACCCTGATCGAAATCAATCCGGATATGCTGAAGAGGGCTACGACAGAGTGCCGTTTCAAGATCGACGGCGCTTTTCTGCGATTATTGGTAAAACGCCTCGATGACGCGAATACGCGCATTTCCCATCTCTTGTCGTCCCTCTCGTGA
- the rlmM gene encoding 23S rRNA (cytidine(2498)-2'-O)-methyltransferase RlmM — protein MQEPSTTHWLLYCRPGFEQDCAQEALRQARQQKPVIAEQPPIQADSGYVVVVLNDQQLSYRELVFARQLIRLHYIIEELSDRDRLTPLVEAIAELPETFGTLWLEVPDTNDGKTLSAFTRRFQPLLEEPLRSQGKLPEDTQDANRKLPRLHVFFPDKSTALIGSSDPYNSAPWHMGILRQHMPSEAPSRSTLKLAEAIEVFMDKSEQTRLLRQGMTAVDLGAAPGGWTWQLVKRGIRVTAVDNGPMKGVLANHPLVQHLRQDGFKYAPRKAVDWLVCDMVEKPAKVGALIGNWFAAGYARHAIFNLKLPMKQRLAAVDGALNGIRAQLDEEGINYRMSAKQLYHDREEVTVFLVRTKG, from the coding sequence ATGCAAGAACCTTCCACCACCCATTGGCTGCTGTACTGCCGTCCCGGCTTCGAACAGGACTGCGCACAGGAGGCCCTGCGCCAGGCGCGCCAGCAGAAACCGGTGATCGCCGAACAACCGCCGATCCAGGCCGACAGCGGCTATGTCGTGGTCGTGCTCAACGATCAACAGCTGTCCTACCGCGAACTGGTGTTCGCGCGCCAGCTGATCCGGCTGCATTACATCATCGAAGAGCTGTCTGATCGCGACCGCCTCACGCCGCTGGTCGAGGCCATTGCGGAGCTGCCCGAGACCTTCGGCACGCTGTGGCTGGAAGTGCCTGACACCAACGACGGCAAGACGCTGTCCGCGTTCACCCGCCGCTTCCAGCCGCTGCTGGAAGAGCCGCTGCGCTCGCAGGGAAAATTGCCTGAAGACACCCAAGACGCAAACAGAAAACTGCCGCGCCTGCATGTGTTCTTCCCGGACAAGTCCACTGCGCTGATCGGCAGCAGCGATCCATACAACAGCGCGCCCTGGCACATGGGCATCCTGCGCCAGCACATGCCATCGGAAGCACCGAGCCGTTCCACGCTGAAACTGGCCGAGGCCATCGAAGTGTTCATGGACAAAAGCGAACAGACCCGCCTGCTGCGTCAGGGCATGACCGCCGTCGATCTCGGCGCGGCCCCCGGCGGCTGGACCTGGCAACTGGTCAAGCGCGGCATCCGCGTCACCGCGGTCGACAACGGCCCGATGAAGGGCGTGCTGGCGAACCACCCGCTGGTGCAGCACCTGCGTCAGGACGGCTTCAAGTACGCGCCGCGCAAGGCGGTGGACTGGCTGGTGTGCGACATGGTCGAGAAGCCAGCGAAGGTCGGCGCGCTGATCGGCAACTGGTTCGCTGCCGGATACGCAAGACACGCTATCTTCAACCTCAAGCTGCCGATGAAGCAGCGCCTCGCCGCAGTGGACGGCGCACTGAACGGCATCCGCGCGCAACTGGACGAAGAAGGCATCAACTACCGGATGAGCGCCAAGCAGCTCTACCATGACCGCGAAGAAGTGACGGTGTTTCTGGTGCGCACCAAGGGCTAA
- a CDS encoding trimeric intracellular cation channel family protein yields the protein MNLIYLLDLCAVAVCAITATLEARRRELDLFGVVVIAVISGIGGGTVRDLLLGRLPVYWVHDPIYVVVGMVAGTLTFFLSRRIRLPKNFFLVPDAIGLALFTVIGTSVALQLGVPWLIAALMGVITGVFGGVIRDILCNEVPLIFRTDIYATASLAGALLLIALDDYGMGHNLAILFAMICTVAIRLAAIRWHIHLPRLRSDV from the coding sequence ATGAATCTGATCTACCTCCTTGACCTTTGTGCCGTCGCCGTCTGCGCCATCACCGCCACGCTGGAAGCGCGCCGCCGCGAACTGGACCTGTTCGGGGTGGTGGTAATCGCGGTGATTTCCGGCATCGGCGGCGGCACGGTCCGCGACCTCCTGCTGGGCCGTCTGCCGGTGTACTGGGTGCACGACCCGATCTACGTCGTGGTGGGCATGGTGGCCGGCACGCTCACGTTTTTCCTGAGCCGCCGCATCAGGCTGCCCAAGAATTTCTTCCTCGTGCCCGATGCGATAGGCTTGGCGCTGTTCACCGTGATCGGCACCAGCGTCGCGCTCCAGCTCGGTGTTCCCTGGCTGATCGCCGCCCTGATGGGCGTGATCACCGGCGTGTTCGGCGGCGTGATCCGCGACATCCTGTGCAACGAAGTCCCGCTGATCTTCCGCACCGACATCTATGCCACCGCCTCGCTGGCGGGCGCCCTGCTGCTGATCGCCCTCGACGACTATGGCATGGGGCACAACCTGGCCATCCTGTTCGCCATGATCTGTACGGTGGCGATACGCCTCGCCGCGATCCGCTGGCACATCCACCTGCCGCGTCTGCGCTCGGACGTTTAA
- a CDS encoding HAD-IA family hydrolase, protein MGKRYDLIVFDWDGTVMDSTAVIAGSIQAACRDLDLPVPSDEDARHVIGLGLGQALRHAVPTAPESMYEPLAERYRHHFLAQDQTIPLFEGARETIEELHGAGYWLGVATGKSRAGLERVLDASGLRSYFHATRTADQTFSKPHPAMLLELMDELAVDADRTLMIGDTTHDVQLAQNAGVDVVAVAYGAHPPEQLQELAPLALVGDFAELREWLRNNA, encoded by the coding sequence ATGGGCAAGCGTTACGATTTGATAGTGTTCGACTGGGACGGGACGGTGATGGATTCGACCGCGGTGATCGCGGGCTCGATCCAGGCCGCGTGCCGCGACCTGGATCTGCCTGTGCCGAGCGACGAGGATGCGCGCCACGTGATCGGCCTCGGGCTGGGGCAGGCGCTGCGCCATGCCGTGCCGACGGCGCCGGAATCCATGTACGAACCGCTGGCGGAACGTTACCGCCATCACTTCCTCGCGCAGGACCAGACCATCCCGTTGTTCGAGGGAGCACGCGAAACCATAGAGGAACTGCACGGCGCTGGATACTGGCTGGGCGTGGCCACGGGCAAGAGTCGCGCGGGGCTGGAGCGCGTGCTGGATGCCAGCGGATTGCGGTCGTATTTTCACGCCACGCGCACGGCGGACCAGACCTTTTCCAAGCCGCATCCGGCGATGCTGCTGGAACTGATGGACGAACTGGCGGTCGACGCAGACCGCACGCTGATGATCGGCGATACCACACACGATGTCCAGCTGGCGCAGAATGCCGGGGTGGACGTGGTGGCGGTGGCATACGGCGCGCATCCGCCCGAGCAGTTGCAGGAGCTGGCGCCGCTCGCGCTGGTTGGGGATTTCGCCGAACTGCGCGAGTGGCTGAGAAACAATGCTTAA